A window from Pseudomonas sp. Tri1 encodes these proteins:
- a CDS encoding DUF2897 family protein has protein sequence MPWYAWLILIVAIGSIVGGLMMLRDTANKVELTDEQRKRVAERNAEMDAKEAKDR, from the coding sequence ATGCCCTGGTATGCCTGGTTGATTCTGATTGTTGCAATCGGCTCGATCGTCGGCGGTCTGATGATGCTGCGCGACACCGCCAACAAGGTCGAGCTGACAGATGAACAGCGTAAGCGTGTTGCCGAACGCAATGCCGAGATGGATGCGAAGGAGGCCAAGGATCGTTGA
- a CDS encoding DUF1989 domain-containing protein has product MYKDYPAAYQVSKGSALQVDKPFYDRIRAEQDKRTLIEQFEVPIRTGRAWHVPAGHVFRVTTPVGPQVGDFNVWNAHDPRERLWAARTRQLQGAHVSTYDRLWSNLPFLRPLVTITDDSLAGYGIDEHGGRLHDLLGTRCDPYVNKMLTGEDFHHHCHSNLTRAVLPHGLTEFDVHDVLNIFQCTGLNHDDMYFMKACPAQKGDYLEFFAETDLLCALSTCPGGDLSLAMWGPDAQDPLSVCRPLGVEIYRLEDSLLEGWSQPERAAYKGLHGLHIAKADWEK; this is encoded by the coding sequence ATGTACAAAGACTACCCAGCCGCCTACCAGGTCAGCAAAGGCTCAGCCCTGCAAGTGGACAAACCCTTCTACGACCGCATCCGTGCCGAGCAGGACAAGCGCACGTTGATTGAGCAGTTCGAAGTGCCGATCCGCACGGGGAGGGCGTGGCATGTGCCGGCTGGGCATGTGTTTCGTGTCACTACACCTGTAGGCCCGCAGGTGGGCGACTTCAACGTCTGGAACGCTCACGATCCGCGGGAGCGTCTGTGGGCGGCACGTACGCGTCAGCTTCAGGGCGCTCACGTCAGCACCTATGATCGGTTGTGGTCGAACCTGCCATTCCTCAGGCCATTGGTGACGATCACTGATGACAGCCTGGCCGGTTATGGCATCGACGAGCATGGCGGGCGGTTGCACGATTTGCTGGGGACCCGCTGTGACCCGTACGTGAACAAGATGCTGACCGGCGAGGACTTCCACCATCACTGCCACTCGAACCTGACCCGTGCGGTGTTGCCCCATGGCTTGACGGAGTTCGACGTGCACGACGTCTTGAATATTTTCCAGTGCACCGGGCTCAATCATGACGACATGTACTTCATGAAGGCCTGTCCGGCGCAGAAGGGCGATTATCTGGAATTTTTTGCCGAGACCGATCTGCTGTGTGCCTTGTCGACTTGCCCTGGCGGGGACTTGTCGCTGGCGATGTGGGGGCCGGATGCGCAGGATCCGCTCAGTGTCTGTCGTCCGCTGGGGGTGGAGATCTATCGGCTGGAGGATTCATTGCTGGAAGGCTGGAGCCAGCCGGAGCGGGCGGCGTACAAGGGGCTGCATGGGTTGCACATTGCCAAGGCGGATTGGGAGAAGTAA